A genome region from Arachis duranensis cultivar V14167 chromosome 6, aradu.V14167.gnm2.J7QH, whole genome shotgun sequence includes the following:
- the LOC107495493 gene encoding sugar carrier protein C-like, with protein sequence MAGGVIGKGSGNGKQYPGKLTFRVFVTCMVAAFGGLIFGYDLGISGGVTSMDPFLKKFFPDVYAKEMNMKPSDNQYCRFDSQVLTLFTSSLYLAALVASLCASSITRIFGRRLTMLSGGILFLVGAGFNAFAQKVWMLIVGRMLLGFGIGCANQSVPIYVSEVAPYKYRGALNMMFQLAITIGIFVANVLNYFFAKMKNGEGWRYSLGFAAVPAVMIIIGAIFLPDSPSSLIERGKDEKAKQELIKIRGTSDVDEEFKDLVEASESSMAVKHPWATLLKRHYRPQLVMAIAIPFFQQLTGMNVITFYAPVLFRTIGFGSNASLMSSMITGAFNALATFVSIFTVDKVGRRKLFLEGGAQMFICQIVITAAIASKFGVDGNPGILPKWYAFLVVGFICIYVMGFAWSWGPLGWLVPSEIFPLEVRSAAQSINVSVNMIFTFAIAQVFTSMLCHMKFGLFIFFAFFVLLMSGFIHKFLPETKGVPIEEMSVVWQNHSFWKKFVKSASEEANAKVDNSC encoded by the coding sequence ATGGCGGGTGGAGTCATTGGAAAGGGGTCCGGCAATGGGAAGCAATATCCGGGAAAACTCACTTTCCGGGTTTTTGTGACGTGCATGGTTGCTGCATTCGGAGGACTAATTTTTGGATATGATCTTGGCATCTCAGGTGGAGTTACATCCATGGATCCTTTTCTGAAGAAATTTTTCCCAGACGTGTATGCAAAGGAAATGAACATGAAGCCATCTGACAATCAGTATTGCAGGTTTGACAGTCAGGTTTTGACACTCTTTACATCCTCCCTGTATCTGGCTGCTTTGGTGGCATCACTCTGTGCGTCTTCCATCACTCGAATCTTTGGAAGGCGTCTTACCATGTTGTCCGGCGGAATTCTATTCCTTGTGGGTGCCGGTTTCAATGCCTTTGCTCAGAAAGTGTGGATGCTCATTGTTGGTCGCATGTTGCTTGGCTTCGGAATTGGATGTGCCAATCAGTCTGTTCCAATCTATGTGTCGGAGGTTGCTCCTTACAAATACAGAGGAGCCCTTAACATGATGTTCCAATTGGCCATCACCATTGGAATCTTTGTGGCCAATGTCCTCAACTATTTCTTCGCCAAGATGAAGAACGGTGAAGGCTGGCGCTACAGCTTGGGTTTCGCGGCTGTCCCCGCCGTCATGATCATCATCGGCGCAATCTTTCTCCCCGACTCGCCGAGCTCCTTGATCGAGCGTGGCAAAGATGAGAAAGCCAAGCAAGAGCTGATCAAGATTAGAGGAACCAGTGACGTGGACGAAGAGTTTAAGGACCTTGTTGAGGCGAGTGAATCGTCCATGGCAGTGAAACACCCATGGGCCACTCTGTTGAAGAGGCATTATAGGCCTCAGCTCGTGATGGCCATAGCCATTCCTTTCTTCCAGCAACTCACTGGCATGAACGTCATTACTTTCTATGCTCCTGTTTTGTTCAGAACCATTGGTTTTGGCAGCAACGCTTCTCTTATGTCTTCCATGATCACCGGTGCCTTTAATGCGCTTGCTACCTTTGTTTCGATCTTTACCGTTGACAAAGTTGGAAGGCGCAAGCTCTTTCTCGAAGGCGGTGCTCAGATGTTTATCTGTCAGATTGTAATAACCGCCGCGATAGCAAGTAAATTTGGAGTGGATGGAAACCCCGGAATCTTGCCAAAATGGTATGCGTTCCTTGTGGTGGGATTTATATGCATCTATGTCATGGGATTTGCATGGTCATGGGGTCCTCTTGGATGGTTGGTTCCTAGCGAGATATTTCCCCTTGAAGTCAGATCTGCAGCTCAGAGTATTAATGTGTCCGTCAATATGATTTTCACGTTTGCAATTGCTCAAGTATTCACCTCCATGCTCTGCCACATGAAATTTggcctcttcatcttctttgctttctttgTTTTGCTCATGAGCGGTTTTATTCATAAGTTTCTTCCCGAGACTAAAGGAGTTCCCATTGAAGAGATGTCTGTTGTGTGGCAAAACCATTCTTTTTGGAAGAAATTTGTCAAGTCCGCAAGCGAAGAAGCTAATGCCAAGGTGGATAACTCGTGTTGA